One window from the genome of Cyclobacterium amurskyense encodes:
- a CDS encoding ATP-binding cassette domain-containing protein — MLEIQHFLKKYSTGFQLEIDSLLLNEGIHLIQGQNGAGKSTLFKAIVGIQTFQGEILLDDLNLEKKPLAFRKKVNYAEAEPLYPEFLSLSELILFVAKAKEAPRDQIERLKSSFGVTEFMEQPVATYSSGMLKKSSLLLAFLGQPKLIILDEPFTTIDKSSLENLIELIKLKKTEGVNFLISSHQTEFINLISFDSVHTISKGRIQ, encoded by the coding sequence ATGCTGGAGATTCAACATTTCTTAAAAAAATATTCTACAGGGTTTCAATTAGAAATTGATTCCCTGCTATTGAATGAAGGTATACATTTGATCCAGGGTCAAAATGGAGCGGGAAAATCTACACTTTTTAAAGCAATAGTAGGCATACAAACCTTTCAAGGAGAGATTTTATTGGATGATTTAAACCTTGAAAAGAAACCATTGGCATTTCGAAAGAAGGTCAATTATGCTGAAGCTGAACCACTTTACCCCGAATTTTTAAGCTTGAGTGAGCTCATCCTGTTTGTTGCCAAAGCAAAAGAAGCTCCAAGGGATCAAATTGAACGTTTAAAATCGAGCTTTGGCGTAACCGAATTTATGGAACAACCTGTCGCTACTTATTCATCAGGCATGCTTAAAAAGTCCTCATTACTTCTTGCCTTTTTAGGCCAACCAAAGTTGATCATTCTCGATGAGCCTTTTACAACCATTGACAAGTCCTCACTGGAAAACCTCATAGAGTTAATTAAACTAAAAAAAACTGAAGGGGTTAATTTTTTGATCTCTTCCCATCAAACCGAATTTATTAATTTGATCTCTTTTGACTCTGTACATACCATTTCTAAGGGAAGAATTCAATAG
- a CDS encoding BlaI/MecI/CopY family transcriptional regulator, with product MEDLIPQEEQAMRVFWKVKKGIVRDILDQLPEPKPPYTTLASTIKSLEKKEYLGHKTYGKTHEYFVKILESEYKRKKFNNIIKDFFEGSVDNVLSFLVNEKKLTSKELEEVNKLIEKGGKL from the coding sequence ATGGAAGATTTAATACCACAGGAGGAGCAGGCAATGCGCGTATTTTGGAAGGTTAAAAAGGGAATTGTTAGAGATATTCTTGATCAACTTCCCGAACCTAAACCACCTTACACTACATTGGCCTCTACCATTAAGTCATTGGAAAAAAAAGAATACCTCGGCCATAAAACATATGGTAAGACCCACGAGTATTTTGTGAAGATTTTAGAGTCGGAATACAAAAGGAAAAAGTTCAATAACATCATAAAGGATTTTTTTGAAGGCTCCGTCGATAATGTGTTGTCCTTTTTGGTAAACGAAAAGAAACTTACAAGCAAAGAATTAGAAGAGGTGAACAAATTGATAGAAAAGGGAGGCAAATTATGA
- a CDS encoding M56 family metallopeptidase, with product MNSFWNFLLEASIGLALVWMVHWLFLRKLTFFAWSRFFLLAGVVLSLVFPILDFDLALQNTVPVREFIFSINPVESIVQVSNSLPSFSIFEVVAYLYIGVAVLKFLFFAFGIFLVFRKIKCASVQSFKDAMVYIHPDFKPATFFNKILMPEFEIGNSEDQHILLHESEHVRQGHCWDLLFLHIIKSFLWINPFVYLIEGALREVHEYQADNKVIQRLGVKAYCRLLVNNLTKYQPNPLFHGFNQFQIKNRILMMNKRKSTNVEKWKYFIGLPLLVIMLGIISCNKAAPIEKVMAIKSGFNFKSSEDQNINELIKGDTIRFLESKLIMKEDNTYHFIDPNGATKEEGKWNINGNKLTIISYDGNATEYDIWEGEKWSDGLPIHKNDADIKVAGKPKIDAIQRYLGVSWRKSKEGAC from the coding sequence ATGAACTCATTTTGGAATTTTCTATTAGAAGCAAGTATAGGTTTAGCCTTGGTTTGGATGGTGCATTGGTTATTTCTTAGGAAGCTTACCTTTTTCGCGTGGAGCAGGTTTTTCCTGTTAGCAGGAGTAGTATTGTCTCTTGTATTTCCCATACTTGATTTTGATCTTGCCTTGCAAAACACAGTTCCTGTTCGAGAATTTATTTTCTCTATTAATCCAGTTGAAAGTATTGTTCAAGTGTCAAATTCTTTACCATCCTTTTCAATTTTTGAGGTAGTTGCTTATCTCTATATTGGTGTAGCGGTATTAAAATTTTTATTTTTTGCTTTCGGGATTTTTCTGGTTTTCAGAAAGATTAAATGTGCTTCAGTTCAATCATTTAAGGATGCAATGGTTTATATTCATCCTGATTTTAAACCAGCCACCTTTTTCAATAAGATTCTGATGCCTGAATTTGAAATTGGTAATAGTGAGGATCAACATATTCTCTTACATGAATCAGAACATGTTCGTCAGGGCCATTGCTGGGATCTTCTATTCCTTCATATCATAAAATCCTTTTTATGGATTAATCCCTTTGTTTACCTAATTGAAGGAGCTTTAAGAGAAGTTCATGAATACCAAGCAGATAATAAAGTGATTCAGCGTTTAGGCGTAAAAGCCTATTGCAGACTTTTGGTGAATAATTTAACCAAATATCAACCCAACCCACTTTTTCATGGGTTTAATCAATTTCAAATCAAAAACAGAATTCTTATGATGAACAAACGCAAATCAACAAATGTAGAAAAGTGGAAATACTTTATTGGGTTGCCGCTATTGGTAATTATGCTAGGCATAATATCCTGTAATAAGGCAGCACCTATAGAAAAGGTAATGGCAATCAAGTCAGGTTTTAATTTCAAATCAAGTGAAGATCAAAATATAAATGAGCTCATTAAAGGGGATACAATTCGTTTTTTGGAAAGTAAACTTATAATGAAAGAAGACAATACCTATCATTTTATTGATCCAAATGGTGCAACTAAGGAGGAAGGGAAATGGAACATAAATGGCAATAAATTGACTATTATTAGTTATGATGGGAATGCGACGGAATACGATATATGGGAAGGTGAAAAATGGAGCGATGGATTGCCCATTCATAAAAATGATGCGGATATTAAGGTAGCTGGGAAACCGAAAATAGATGCGATCCAACGGTATCTTGGTGTTTCATGGAGAAAGTCTAAAGAAGGCGCTTGTTAA
- a CDS encoding amidohydrolase family protein, producing the protein MQRRDLIKKLALLPLMGNLGYKETQLPPNLNKAQKNRLIIDTHVETWNFDERFPFKHPENPNLKVSIEAPIENQIKQMADFGLRYGVLINPRYYGWDNSYMANCLKTYSNHFVAHGLLNPEDPKIVENLKYWVKEQGFQGMRFSPIYDPKSTWLNSPEHYPLWKEAEKLGVVFNYYILPHQMPMLEDMAERFPGVKIVVDHAGKPDLKAANCWEEFRKMFALKRFPQVWISNSEPYEMSEIKKYPYKDTLPFYKAIYEEFGPEQLIWGTGYPFPRWELPMDQELEFVDKYCSFYSEQDRELLLGKNALKIWKFPNKA; encoded by the coding sequence ATGCAAAGAAGGGATTTGATAAAAAAGCTAGCGCTTTTGCCATTAATGGGAAACCTGGGATATAAGGAAACACAATTACCTCCAAATCTGAATAAAGCTCAAAAAAATCGTTTAATCATCGATACCCACGTAGAAACCTGGAATTTTGATGAGCGATTCCCCTTTAAGCATCCTGAAAATCCCAACTTAAAAGTATCCATAGAGGCACCTATAGAAAATCAGATCAAACAAATGGCGGACTTCGGGCTTCGTTATGGTGTATTGATCAATCCACGTTACTATGGATGGGACAATTCCTATATGGCCAACTGCCTAAAAACTTATTCAAACCATTTTGTAGCGCATGGTTTACTTAATCCCGAAGATCCTAAAATTGTAGAAAATTTAAAGTATTGGGTAAAGGAACAAGGGTTTCAGGGAATGCGGTTTAGTCCCATTTATGACCCAAAATCAACATGGCTGAATTCACCTGAGCATTATCCATTATGGAAAGAAGCAGAAAAGTTGGGTGTAGTGTTCAATTATTACATTCTCCCCCATCAAATGCCAATGTTGGAAGACATGGCGGAAAGATTTCCTGGGGTAAAAATCGTAGTTGATCATGCTGGAAAACCAGATTTGAAAGCTGCGAACTGTTGGGAAGAGTTTAGGAAGATGTTCGCATTGAAACGTTTCCCTCAGGTTTGGATAAGCAATTCTGAACCCTATGAAATGTCTGAAATCAAAAAGTACCCTTATAAGGATACCTTACCCTTTTACAAGGCCATCTATGAAGAATTCGGTCCAGAACAACTTATTTGGGGCACAGGCTATCCCTTTCCACGTTGGGAATTGCCCATGGACCAGGAATTGGAATTTGTAGACAAATATTGCTCCTTTTACAGCGAACAAGACAGGGAATTACTTCTTGGGAAAAATGCCCTAAAAATATGGAAATTCCCAAATAAAGCTTGA
- a CDS encoding outer membrane beta-barrel protein — MNKIVLFIFILFFVHGNLKSQSILRGIVENKETSETLPGAYVFVKNSAGDTLANTFTDEKGQFQFAKPKLPSFILTISFIGFEAFEKAIATPSGSDLGTFEMVEEGSLLETYEVEAATMTGEMKGDTLSLNANAFKTRSQASAGELIRKMPGVVMQGNTIEVQGETVGQVLVDGEPFFGDDPAMAMQNLPVEIIDRIEFLDQISVQAQLTGFDDGETIKTINIITKKEKRGGEFGRMFAGYGTDDNYLVGGSVNFFNGAQRLTFLGLSNNINQQNFSADDLTGAFGSGEQRGGGRRRGESNPLTTGERPGVTNTNAIGINFTDKFDEGKAKLTGSYFFNESTNYLNRNSSREYILSSDSLQLYDEGRNDENYNQNHRLDLRLDYDISEKHAIIWRPRLRYEKGTSISRLSAENLFNSNTPINETQNNTNSKNESFSFLSDFIYRYKFNKKGRTLSTQFDTRLSESQSDARLVSVNRDFQSSNTDSLIQNSLNNANSFNYEFEIEYTEPIGENSQLRLEYELGNDLGTTNREVSQREMESQLFEVDSTLTNKFENSYLQHEVGLGYSYNKDKIRIYSSFDYQVSILDSDRLFPGFQNTNRTFKNFVPRMVFMYDLNENTNIRLYYRGDTDAPSVSQLQDVIDNSNPIQISMGNPDLEQEYEHRLYTRIRNVDPETSKSFFMYMGGSVRSNYLGNATYIASQDTLIQGDVLLRQGGQLSRPENLDKYWDLRSYFSFGFPLNFMKSNLELSGRVNYSNQPGLINGQTNYNKNLGIGPGVGVSSNLGEDIDFNISTRGNYNIVRSSLQENQNNNYYTQSTRLDLYWNFAWGFFLSTNVNNQWYTGLGEEFDQSVWLMNADLGYRFPPNQKFELKVTVFDLLNQNTSINRNVTDVYIENERTQVLQQFFMLSLTYNLRSFGQGARP, encoded by the coding sequence ATGAATAAAATTGTATTATTTATTTTTATTCTTTTCTTCGTACATGGGAATTTAAAATCACAAAGTATCCTTAGGGGGATAGTGGAGAATAAAGAGACGAGTGAAACATTACCTGGTGCTTATGTTTTCGTGAAAAATTCAGCAGGGGACACTTTAGCCAATACTTTCACTGATGAAAAAGGCCAATTTCAATTTGCCAAACCCAAGTTACCATCCTTTATATTGACTATCAGCTTTATTGGATTTGAAGCTTTTGAAAAGGCAATAGCTACTCCGTCAGGTAGTGATTTAGGGACATTTGAGATGGTTGAAGAAGGTAGTTTATTGGAAACTTATGAGGTAGAAGCAGCTACCATGACTGGTGAGATGAAAGGGGATACCTTGTCCCTTAACGCTAATGCATTTAAGACCAGGTCACAGGCAAGTGCCGGTGAATTGATTCGTAAAATGCCGGGTGTGGTCATGCAAGGAAACACCATAGAGGTGCAGGGAGAAACGGTAGGCCAAGTATTGGTGGATGGTGAACCTTTCTTCGGAGATGACCCTGCCATGGCCATGCAAAACCTACCTGTAGAAATAATAGATAGAATCGAGTTTTTAGATCAAATTAGCGTTCAGGCACAATTAACAGGCTTTGACGACGGGGAAACAATCAAAACCATCAATATTATCACCAAGAAAGAAAAACGAGGCGGTGAATTTGGAAGGATGTTTGCCGGATATGGAACGGATGACAATTATTTGGTTGGAGGTAGTGTTAATTTCTTTAATGGGGCACAGCGACTTACCTTTTTGGGACTAAGCAATAATATCAATCAGCAAAACTTTTCTGCGGACGATCTTACAGGTGCTTTCGGAAGTGGAGAACAAAGAGGTGGAGGGCGTAGGAGAGGCGAAAGTAATCCTTTAACGACAGGTGAAAGACCTGGTGTTACCAATACCAATGCGATAGGAATTAATTTTACTGATAAATTTGATGAAGGGAAGGCGAAATTAACAGGGAGTTACTTTTTTAATGAGAGCACTAATTATTTAAACCGAAATTCCTCTCGGGAATATATTTTATCCAGTGATAGTCTCCAATTATACGATGAAGGAAGAAATGATGAAAATTATAATCAAAACCACCGGTTAGACCTAAGGCTGGATTATGATATATCAGAAAAGCATGCCATCATTTGGCGGCCTAGGTTAAGGTATGAAAAAGGGACATCTATAAGTAGGTTAAGTGCTGAAAACCTATTCAATTCAAACACTCCAATTAATGAGACACAAAACAATACCAATTCGAAAAATGAATCTTTTAGTTTTTTAAGTGATTTTATTTATCGTTATAAATTCAATAAAAAAGGGAGAACTTTATCGACTCAATTTGATACTCGGTTAAGTGAATCTCAAAGTGACGCTAGATTGGTTTCTGTAAATCGTGATTTTCAATCTTCAAATACAGATAGTCTTATACAAAACTCTTTAAATAATGCCAATTCATTTAACTATGAGTTTGAAATTGAATACACGGAACCAATAGGTGAGAATTCCCAACTTAGGTTGGAATACGAACTAGGAAATGACCTTGGTACAACCAATCGGGAGGTATCCCAAAGAGAAATGGAATCCCAGTTATTTGAGGTAGATTCCACCTTGACCAATAAATTCGAAAACTCCTATTTACAACATGAAGTAGGTTTAGGATACAGTTACAACAAGGATAAAATCAGAATCTATTCATCGTTTGATTATCAAGTTTCAATATTAGATAGTGATCGCCTGTTTCCGGGATTCCAAAACACCAATCGAACCTTTAAGAATTTTGTCCCTAGAATGGTCTTTATGTATGATTTGAATGAAAATACGAATATAAGACTGTATTATAGGGGAGACACTGATGCACCATCTGTAAGCCAATTGCAAGATGTAATAGACAACAGTAACCCTATTCAAATATCAATGGGAAATCCTGATTTGGAGCAAGAATATGAACATAGATTGTATACCAGGATTAGAAATGTTGACCCTGAAACTTCTAAATCCTTCTTTATGTATATGGGCGGGTCGGTGCGTTCAAACTATTTGGGAAATGCAACTTATATCGCATCACAAGATACACTCATTCAAGGGGATGTTTTGCTGAGGCAAGGTGGCCAATTAAGTAGACCCGAAAATCTAGATAAATACTGGGACTTAAGGAGTTATTTTTCCTTCGGATTTCCGCTCAATTTTATGAAAAGTAACCTCGAGCTGAGCGGTAGGGTAAACTATAGCAACCAACCTGGTTTAATTAATGGACAAACCAATTACAATAAAAACCTAGGGATAGGTCCCGGAGTTGGAGTAAGTAGCAATCTGGGGGAAGATATAGATTTCAATATTTCAACAAGAGGGAATTACAATATTGTTAGAAGTAGTTTGCAAGAAAACCAGAACAATAATTACTATACCCAAAGTACACGACTGGACTTATATTGGAATTTTGCTTGGGGGTTTTTTTTAAGTACCAATGTCAATAATCAATGGTATACGGGATTGGGTGAGGAATTTGACCAATCCGTTTGGTTGATGAATGCGGATTTAGGGTATAGGTTTCCACCTAATCAAAAGTTTGAATTGAAGGTAACGGTATTTGATCTACTCAATCAAAATACAAGCATTAATAGAAATGTTACAGATGTCTATATTGAGAATGAGCGAACTCAAGTCCTTCAACAGTTTTTTATGCTGTCATTAACTTATAATTTAAGAAGTTTTGGACAAGGAGCTAGGCCATAG
- a CDS encoding DUF4221 family protein, which translates to MRLLFIGIALAFLFSSCSKNTEKENEFSDQLSFSLDTVYVDPGDEILYLQDNLYLTDLSADKSYLINFNRKDLIAERINLNELKLEKLIPFEKEGPNGTPPYFSAFSLNLNEQLMVWSYQFYSIFDQNAKKVRDLGLEKIAVDYLAGSEFYPKMIFEDPIQPDRLLGVFIDWKENGYFILDFDLKRKEFKKTNLPEMNKLQEYSTDIILDGQSVGSYGVGVYAIATNGNIILTNNAFNEAVIYDTNKDSTYVKNWDTPLLGARKNYTPPKQVDYSSGEKEEVMRNSMEEIDYGKLIWDEAEKRFYRFSNKQQFGEEKTKSGRYIATGADVYLNIFDENLNILAETLVPQLNAPPKKHFVKDGKIWIFENIDDEMAFVQLTIE; encoded by the coding sequence ATGCGATTGTTATTTATTGGAATTGCCTTGGCCTTTTTATTTAGCTCTTGCAGCAAGAATACCGAAAAAGAAAATGAATTCTCAGATCAGCTTAGTTTTTCTCTGGACACTGTTTATGTGGATCCAGGAGATGAAATTCTTTATCTACAAGACAATTTGTACCTTACGGATCTTTCCGCAGACAAGAGCTACCTGATCAATTTTAATCGTAAGGATTTAATCGCAGAGCGTATCAATCTGAATGAATTAAAACTTGAAAAATTGATACCTTTTGAAAAAGAAGGACCGAATGGAACACCTCCTTATTTTTCAGCTTTCAGCTTAAACCTTAATGAGCAGCTAATGGTATGGTCGTATCAATTTTATTCCATATTTGATCAAAATGCCAAAAAAGTAAGAGATTTAGGACTGGAAAAAATAGCTGTCGATTACCTGGCTGGTTCAGAATTCTATCCAAAAATGATATTTGAGGACCCTATACAGCCTGATCGGCTATTGGGAGTTTTTATTGATTGGAAAGAAAATGGCTATTTCATTTTAGACTTTGATCTGAAACGCAAGGAATTTAAAAAAACGAACTTGCCTGAGATGAATAAACTTCAGGAATACAGTACAGATATTATATTGGATGGACAATCGGTCGGGAGCTATGGCGTTGGCGTTTACGCTATAGCTACAAATGGCAATATAATCCTGACCAACAATGCGTTTAATGAGGCGGTGATTTATGACACAAATAAAGACAGTACCTATGTGAAAAACTGGGATACTCCACTTTTAGGGGCCAGAAAAAATTACACGCCTCCGAAACAAGTCGATTATTCATCGGGCGAAAAAGAAGAAGTAATGAGAAATTCGATGGAGGAGATTGATTATGGGAAACTGATTTGGGATGAAGCGGAAAAACGATTTTACCGATTCTCTAATAAACAACAATTTGGGGAGGAAAAAACCAAGAGTGGTAGATACATTGCTACAGGAGCAGATGTTTACCTGAATATTTTTGATGAAAACCTGAATATACTGGCCGAAACATTGGTCCCCCAACTAAATGCCCCGCCAAAAAAACATTTTGTCAAAGATGGGAAGATCTGGATATTTGAAAACATAGATGATGAAATGGCCTTTGTTCAGTTAACCATAGAGTAG
- a CDS encoding 3-keto-disaccharide hydrolase produces MIKFPFQYIGLVVFVLGTVFLSACSKKSPQEEVVLFNGQDLNNWSSAEMSYWSVSDGAIVGGEGKDSIVHNQFIWHKEKVKDFYLKVQVKMVPNTTNAGIQFRSQKMGEEALGYQADIGEGVWGRLYHESGRQKLHWEGKGEEAVKKNDWNTYEILAVGNNIWTAINGTLSVAYQEPDGELEGFIALQVHAGPSQLVKYKSIKLIHNPELRIGDYSKSELMEALVKSNGSPYMGDN; encoded by the coding sequence ATGATAAAATTTCCCTTTCAATACATAGGACTAGTAGTATTTGTTTTAGGTACGGTTTTCTTGAGTGCTTGTAGCAAAAAGAGCCCACAGGAGGAAGTTGTCTTATTTAATGGACAAGACCTTAACAATTGGAGTTCAGCTGAAATGAGTTATTGGTCAGTATCAGATGGGGCTATAGTTGGAGGAGAAGGTAAAGATTCAATTGTACACAATCAATTCATTTGGCACAAAGAAAAAGTAAAGGATTTTTATTTGAAAGTCCAGGTGAAAATGGTGCCAAATACCACCAATGCCGGCATTCAATTTCGGTCTCAAAAAATGGGAGAAGAAGCTTTAGGCTATCAGGCTGATATAGGTGAAGGCGTGTGGGGAAGGTTATACCATGAAAGTGGTAGGCAAAAATTACATTGGGAAGGAAAAGGTGAAGAAGCTGTTAAAAAGAACGATTGGAATACTTATGAAATTCTGGCCGTTGGTAATAATATCTGGACTGCCATCAATGGTACCCTATCTGTCGCTTACCAGGAACCCGATGGTGAACTAGAAGGATTTATAGCCTTACAAGTACATGCTGGCCCATCTCAGCTTGTTAAATACAAATCCATAAAACTAATACACAATCCAGAGCTTAGAATAGGTGATTACAGCAAATCAGAACTAATGGAGGCCCTAGTAAAATCTAATGGTAGTCCTTATATGGGAGATAATTAA
- a CDS encoding carbon-nitrogen hydrolase family protein, whose translation MDKNTNSRRKFIKTAALTSGFSSLGAVAVNSKPLQVSNEQNKLPREVWVSGISQEGIFVDTAEEMVDRIFALMEKVLVYQPDIICLPEVFHTGNVAKNYSLSEKLALSNAIVNNMASFAKKNNCYVVVAVNTEESGKVYNSAVLLDREGSRVGEYRKIHLTENEINNGLTPGPLNPPVFQTDFGKVGIQICFDVMWEDGWQRLKDKEAELVFWPSAYGGGQSLQAKALQHRYILATSTRKGSAKLWDITGNELAQTGFWEKNWYCAPVNLEKAFLHTWPFVRHFDQIKKKYGRKIRITNFHEEEWSVIESLSPEIVVADILKEFDLKTYDQHRLDAEMAQIKARNS comes from the coding sequence ATGGATAAAAACACCAATTCCCGCCGAAAATTTATCAAGACAGCCGCATTGACTTCTGGTTTTTCATCCTTGGGTGCAGTGGCTGTAAATAGCAAACCTCTTCAGGTTTCAAATGAACAAAATAAACTTCCTAGAGAGGTATGGGTTTCGGGAATTTCTCAGGAAGGAATATTTGTAGATACAGCAGAAGAGATGGTTGATCGGATATTTGCATTGATGGAGAAAGTATTGGTGTACCAACCCGATATTATTTGCCTACCAGAGGTTTTTCACACTGGAAATGTTGCCAAAAATTATAGCCTCTCAGAGAAATTGGCCCTATCCAATGCCATTGTAAATAATATGGCTTCTTTTGCCAAAAAGAACAATTGCTACGTGGTCGTTGCAGTTAACACAGAGGAGAGCGGAAAGGTATACAATTCAGCCGTTTTATTGGACAGAGAGGGTTCTCGAGTTGGAGAGTACCGAAAGATTCACTTGACTGAAAATGAAATTAATAACGGGCTTACTCCAGGGCCGCTTAATCCTCCGGTATTCCAAACGGATTTCGGGAAAGTAGGCATACAAATCTGCTTTGATGTGATGTGGGAAGATGGTTGGCAAAGACTGAAAGACAAGGAAGCTGAATTGGTTTTTTGGCCATCCGCCTATGGAGGTGGTCAAAGCCTTCAGGCAAAAGCCTTACAACACCGGTATATCCTTGCCACAAGCACAAGAAAAGGTAGCGCCAAACTTTGGGACATCACTGGCAATGAATTGGCACAGACAGGATTCTGGGAAAAAAACTGGTATTGCGCCCCTGTGAATTTAGAAAAAGCATTTTTACATACATGGCCTTTTGTGCGCCATTTTGACCAAATCAAGAAAAAGTACGGAAGAAAAATTCGGATAACCAATTTTCATGAAGAAGAGTGGTCGGTAATTGAGAGTCTTTCCCCAGAAATCGTCGTTGCGGATATCCTGAAAGAATTTGATCTAAAAACCTATGATCAACATAGACTGGATGCTGAAATGGCCCAAATAAAAGCCCGGAATTCATAG